A stretch of the Marivirga tractuosa DSM 4126 genome encodes the following:
- a CDS encoding DUF4271 domain-containing protein, whose product MYRLVFFFLLFCFLSCSQQNPEKDGVKATSEKELRVWHQTDTIYNSVKWASDSLRQIKLKVGYSHELRLEAKSDAPVYLFQENSLLAKSSDGLLKYSFKTGVNNEDIFLTLDRSLRKLSYGLYSIKYENKSTAYSSLQIEGREKQWISNNILMILLIGASIFLVVIKFNYAKRTGDIFSFNKIFTTRLNEGEQSRVRIMDQDNIVFAGFYTFLTAGLIYFLSLGKNVGFLGIEANGIMEYLKILAIVAVGLAAKVILIAIASNLFGNSKIPAFYVKEMLNINLFFIAILFFSSIFIYLFMGEIPTSWLTIALYGVLSFYIIRLLLLYFKILKLSSFSNLYLFSYFCTTEIFPFLIGLKYFMR is encoded by the coding sequence ATGTATAGGCTAGTATTCTTCTTTTTGCTATTTTGTTTCCTTTCTTGCAGCCAACAAAACCCTGAGAAGGATGGAGTTAAGGCAACTTCTGAGAAGGAATTGCGAGTTTGGCACCAAACGGATACTATTTACAATTCTGTAAAATGGGCTTCCGATAGTTTAAGGCAAATTAAGCTAAAGGTGGGTTATTCTCATGAATTGCGGCTTGAGGCGAAGTCAGATGCCCCTGTTTATTTATTTCAAGAAAACAGTTTATTAGCTAAATCATCCGATGGCTTATTAAAATACTCTTTCAAAACAGGAGTTAATAATGAAGACATATTTTTAACATTAGATAGAAGTCTTAGAAAATTAAGCTACGGCCTTTACTCTATTAAGTATGAAAATAAAAGCACAGCTTATTCAAGCTTGCAGATTGAGGGAAGGGAGAAACAATGGATTTCAAATAATATATTAATGATCCTTCTAATTGGGGCATCCATATTTTTGGTCGTTATCAAATTTAACTATGCAAAGCGAACAGGAGATATATTTTCTTTCAATAAAATTTTCACAACGAGGCTGAATGAGGGGGAGCAATCCAGAGTTCGAATAATGGATCAAGATAATATAGTGTTTGCAGGGTTCTATACATTTCTAACAGCTGGGCTAATTTACTTTTTAAGTTTAGGAAAGAATGTTGGCTTTTTGGGGATAGAAGCCAATGGAATAATGGAATATTTGAAAATATTAGCAATAGTAGCTGTAGGATTAGCTGCAAAAGTAATATTGATTGCAATTGCTTCTAATTTATTTGGCAATAGCAAAATACCAGCCTTTTATGTTAAGGAAATGCTTAATATCAATCTTTTTTTTATCGCAATATTATTTTTTAGTTCAATTTTTATATATCTATTTATGGGTGAAATTCCTACCTCTTGGTTAACTATAGCATTATATGGTGTGCTAAGTTTTTATATAATCAGACTATTATTGCTATATTTTAAAATATTAAAATTAAGCAGTTTCAGTAATCTCTATTTATTTTCTTACTTTTGCACCACAGAAATATTCCCATTTTTAATTGGACTAAAATATTTCATGAGATAA
- a CDS encoding uroporphyrinogen-III synthase gives MSTSVKDRFYPVKSIMVSQPEPADISNSPYHKLADKYKIKIDFRQFINVDPIDSKEFRKQKIDILKHTAIIFTSRNAVDHFFRICKDSKIEMPPEMKYFCISEQTANYLQKYIVVRKRKVFVGERTAQDILNVIKKHKNEKYLFPCSNIRKDDIPSFMTKNGYNFTEATIYKTVAADLSDLEHITYDILAFFSPSGINSLFVNFPEFKQNKTRIAVFGPTTAKAARDAGLIIDIEAPLPNAPSMTGALELYIKKANGLK, from the coding sequence ATGTCAACATCTGTAAAAGACCGATTTTATCCGGTAAAAAGTATAATGGTTTCGCAACCTGAACCGGCTGATATTTCTAATTCTCCGTACCATAAATTGGCGGATAAGTACAAAATTAAAATTGATTTCAGGCAATTTATCAATGTAGATCCTATAGACTCGAAAGAGTTTAGGAAGCAAAAGATTGATATACTGAAACATACTGCTATTATATTTACCAGTAGAAACGCAGTAGATCATTTTTTCAGGATATGCAAGGACAGCAAGATCGAGATGCCACCTGAAATGAAATATTTTTGTATTTCAGAACAAACTGCGAATTATCTTCAAAAATATATTGTAGTTAGGAAGCGAAAAGTTTTCGTGGGTGAAAGAACCGCACAAGATATTTTAAACGTAATTAAAAAGCACAAGAACGAAAAGTACTTGTTTCCGTGTTCCAACATCAGGAAAGATGATATTCCCTCTTTTATGACAAAGAATGGATACAATTTCACTGAAGCTACTATTTACAAAACTGTAGCTGCTGATTTATCTGATTTAGAACATATTACTTATGATATATTGGCGTTCTTTAGTCCTTCAGGAATCAATTCATTATTTGTGAATTTCCCTGAATTCAAACAGAACAAAACAAGAATTGCTGTTTTTGGTCCTACAACTGCTAAAGCAGCAAGAGATGCAGGTTTAATTATTGATATTGAAGCACCATTACCAAATGCCCCATCTATGACTGGCGCATTGGAACTTTATATTAAAAAAGCTAATGGTCTTAAATAA
- a CDS encoding PorP/SprF family type IX secretion system membrane protein, which translates to MKKLVQIVCVFLLIISFQKLNGQDVQFSHYMFNNLFNNPAYSGVEGYTKLTAMHRTQWAGYAPTNGPVGGINSQLVSLTSPVMRYNSGFGFYVLNENIVNQLNYIQVQASGAYHLGIKESKISIGFRGGIITQNTNKDAYVYIDPDPEIENIQATQVRPDFSLGVNFQHKDFYVGAAFNHLIEAEFGFGADRNRNPYPKDLLLTAGYTFPINYDVNLTPSFLVRTTEFSSYTFDVSAVATYKEKIWGGLSFRQQEAAILMLGYSFLKENTLKFGYAFDYILVEQSAKSATSHEIMVSYRLPAISTSGKKVVRTPRFRH; encoded by the coding sequence ATGAAAAAATTAGTACAAATAGTATGTGTTTTTCTTTTAATAATTAGCTTTCAAAAGCTGAATGGGCAGGACGTGCAGTTTTCACATTATATGTTCAATAACCTTTTTAACAACCCAGCTTATTCTGGTGTTGAAGGGTATACAAAATTAACTGCAATGCACAGAACCCAATGGGCTGGATATGCTCCAACCAATGGTCCAGTTGGCGGGATAAATTCTCAGTTGGTTTCGTTAACTTCTCCTGTAATGAGGTATAATAGTGGTTTTGGTTTTTATGTTTTGAATGAAAACATCGTAAACCAACTTAACTATATACAAGTACAAGCCTCTGGTGCTTATCACTTAGGTATTAAAGAGTCAAAAATAAGCATAGGGTTTAGAGGAGGAATTATAACTCAAAATACTAATAAGGATGCTTACGTATACATCGATCCAGATCCGGAAATCGAAAATATTCAAGCCACGCAAGTAAGACCCGATTTTTCACTAGGAGTTAATTTTCAGCATAAAGATTTCTACGTAGGTGCGGCTTTTAATCATTTGATTGAAGCGGAATTTGGATTTGGAGCAGACAGAAATCGAAACCCATACCCTAAAGATCTTTTATTAACTGCGGGTTACACATTTCCTATAAATTACGATGTTAATTTAACGCCAAGCTTTTTAGTAAGAACTACGGAGTTTAGTTCTTACACTTTTGATGTTTCGGCAGTTGCTACTTATAAAGAAAAAATTTGGGGCGGGCTTTCATTTAGGCAGCAAGAGGCTGCTATTTTGATGTTGGGCTATAGTTTTCTTAAGGAAAATACTTTAAAATTTGGATATGCGTTTGATTATATCCTTGTAGAACAAAGTGCAAAAAGTGCAACATCACATGAAATTATGGTGAGTTACAGGTTGCCAGCAATATCTACATCGGGAAAAAAGGTAGTGCGAACGCCAAGATTTAGACATTAA
- the porK gene encoding T9SS ring complex lipoprotein PorK/GldK, whose translation MNNKGVLKKLTLSILFVATLFLEGCGLFGGGAGDGGNLVGVPGREGWYMATPYGMRSVPAGTFHMGQADEDVAASQINFNRQVTIGGFYMDETEITNNEYRQFVQRMMEDSASTLGRDYIMKELYPDTTVWMKDFTNHMGDPMQEYYYMHPAFDDYPVVGVDWEAAKVFAQWRTDYLNSYRESMGEFPMPAFRLPSEAEWEYAARGGRDMAKYPWGNPYIRNAKGCMLANFKPGRGNYYDDGNAYTAEVMSYFPNDFGLFDMSGNVSEWCEDAFNPASVPLVWDLNPTFFDESEPRKVIRGGSWKDIAYYLETGTRAFEHKDSTRAYIGFRCAMTYLGRSSGAEF comes from the coding sequence ATGAATAATAAAGGTGTTTTGAAAAAATTAACCCTATCAATTTTGTTTGTTGCTACTCTTTTCCTTGAAGGCTGTGGTCTTTTTGGAGGCGGAGCAGGAGACGGTGGCAATTTGGTAGGAGTTCCAGGTAGAGAAGGTTGGTATATGGCCACTCCTTATGGTATGCGATCAGTTCCTGCGGGAACCTTTCATATGGGTCAAGCTGATGAAGATGTTGCAGCTAGCCAAATTAATTTTAACAGACAGGTGACAATTGGTGGGTTTTATATGGATGAAACCGAAATCACTAATAATGAATATCGTCAATTTGTCCAGCGTATGATGGAAGACTCAGCATCAACTTTAGGTAGAGACTATATTATGAAGGAACTTTATCCTGATACTACAGTTTGGATGAAGGATTTTACAAACCATATGGGTGACCCAATGCAAGAGTATTATTATATGCATCCGGCTTTTGATGATTATCCGGTTGTTGGTGTTGATTGGGAAGCCGCAAAAGTATTTGCTCAGTGGAGGACTGATTACCTAAACTCTTATAGAGAGTCAATGGGTGAATTTCCTATGCCTGCATTTAGATTGCCTTCTGAAGCAGAATGGGAATATGCTGCAAGGGGAGGAAGAGACATGGCTAAGTATCCTTGGGGGAATCCATATATAAGAAATGCTAAAGGTTGTATGCTAGCAAATTTTAAACCCGGCCGAGGTAATTATTATGATGATGGTAATGCATATACTGCTGAAGTAATGTCGTATTTCCCCAATGATTTTGGTTTATTTGATATGTCAGGAAATGTTTCAGAATGGTGTGAAGATGCTTTTAATCCGGCATCAGTGCCTTTAGTATGGGATTTAAATCCTACGTTTTTTGATGAAAGCGAACCTCGTAAGGTAATTAGAGGAGGGTCTTGGAAAGATATAGCTTACTACTTGGAAACAGGTACGAGAGCATTTGAACATAAAGACTCAACGAGAGCATATATTGGTTTCAGATGTGCAATGACTTATCTAGGTCGTTCATCAGGAGCAGAATTTTAA